The genome window AGCTTAAAATACTGTTTGTTCTGAAAATAACGTACTCACAGCCACACTTTGATTCAGCTGGATGTTCTTCGAGCAGCGAAGCAGAACAAAGGGCACGCCtcactacatacacacaccataTCACTCACACGTGTGTTTGCCAATCAGTAATCAACAGGTGAGACACTCGACAGAATTACAGCTCCTACCAGGTGTGTCGGTAGCTATAAACTCAGTGGGAACAAGTACAGGAGACAACATTTGAAGTGCTTCATTTTGCCGTAATGCTACGAGGGATCTTACCAAggtcttccctcctctcctcatgcCGATAAACTAAACTGATGAGGTGTTTTGCCCGCGGTATGTCAGCACGTGGGAATACAGCAGGCTGTGGTGTGAACAGTAACATTGTATAACTGACTCATATCATGTTGTGCTTGTCTAGACATCGGACAGGACGTGATCTCAAGTTGCTGCAACACTCACCCACTGCTGGTTCAGGCCCGATCAAGTTTCCTTGATCATGCATGCCTCGATGtttggaaaacagaaaaacaggaaggttggtcattcattcatgtttttatatgtgGGAACAACCAAAATCAAGTCATTTAGAGGACAAAGTTTACAGTGATGAGCTCTGTGACAAGTGTCAGAGCTGACAAGGGTTGAGATGTTTCATTTGAAATCTATGTCGGCACTGCACACTTACATCCTcacctttcttttttaccaaagtataaaagcaaaacaaactctctttgtttcgtgactgaataaactgctTTACTtcgtttatatgtggcggaccctgccacatttctagcttcaagcagtgttctggggaacttattgtcctctgagaacagcttgtttattcagttatgaaggAAATAAATATTCAATAGATTGTGTAATGTATGTTCTGTGATGTCTGACATTTAAAGCCAGTGACGTAGTTATGTAACCGTGAATGTGGTGCAATTGTGGATGAAACCTTGTTCTAACAAAGGGCAGTCCCATTTTTTTTAAGGCcctacacacccacacaggtgttttcacttaCTCATTAAGCTTCTGCTCAGATGTTGAAAGTCGGAATTAACTGAGGTTACAAAACTTTATGAATTGATAAGAATCACAAAAGTGTCCCAACATGtgaaggaaaacagaaacagttaCATTTCTGACTGTTGTTTTCATGTACATCTCTCACTTTTGACAGAGATGCACCGGTTTTGAGATCAGGCACCGATACAATACTGATGTTCAAAACACGAACGTTTGGTCAATAACCGATGTGgatatggatttttttaatatgttttgtcattagcttattttgtttttgttgtaatttaGTGGCAGGGATACAAtgacaaaaacatattaaagaAATAAGTAAGTAGACTACGTTAAAGACTGATTACACTCTCTTTGAAGGaatacaaatgtaataatacaaatttcTGTAACATTTAACCTTCTTTCtcataaaaatatattatattttgaaaatcaacTGCTTCAGAAGCCTTTTAGCCTGTAATGCAAATACCTTCTCAATAACGCGAAGCTCGCTCATGTGCCAACACGAGTCACTTCTGTGACTATGTCATCTGCCGACTGGCTGATACCTGTGATCAGTCTATTTATCAGTGCATCCCGACATTTATTTCGTCAAGCCTTCACTTCGACTAATTTGTTAGCATACCTGTAAATATTCTCCTTGAGGATCTGCCACATGGAGAGTTGGAATTAGTAGATTTCTCGTTGCATATTACGTCCCAGCTGGTTTGAAAGTTTTCAGTTTGGAAGTGACAAACCTCATGTGTTCCTGCCAAACTGAGGGAAGTTGACATAATCTATTCACGCTCTGGTGAATCTGTCTGTGTACACATGGATTCAGTTTAAATCTAATTACATAATCAAGAAAATGAATTACGTGGATTAAGCAAACGACTTTCTAATATCACACAGGTCTGTGATTAAAGGCTCCACACAGTATGATGCGTACTAAAAAATAAATTggattagttttttttgttgtttttttttcagacaggcAGCAGTTTGGAAAAGTTCTtttgaaaaacagttttattgGACCATATGTTACGCTAACTTGTTACTGTATTTTACAAAAATGTCCAGTGAAGTGCTCTTCAGCAAGTCTGAGGTTTGTCCTGGTAATACAACTTTAATTTTACCCACAGTACATGTGCAGCTTTGATTAAACTGAGCTGTGTTTAGTGTGTGAACTCCACCGCGGCCTCTTTTCAGTGAAACAGCCCAACGCGTCCTGCTGGGTCCACTTGTGTTAAGTCTTGTCATGTTCAGAGCCTGAAAACGAGTCACACTGTTTGTCCGTGCAGCGAGTGTTGGCGTTTTAGGGGGAAATGTTTGGCCTGGCAACAAAACCATGAGACTCGTATCTTTTGTGAGAAGTGACCAACCTCTTTTGAGGGAGAGGTGCAGCTGTTTGCACACTTTCTCAGACACGTCCCAGTTTTCACGATGTTCTGTCGGGTAAACTTTACGGTGGGGCGAATTCAAGGAGAATGGGAGAAACTCAGACGGGAGGCAGCCTCTCAAATCAATAATCCCCGGGAATAGCTGTTAAAGTTGAACCCGACCACAGAGTGCATGTACCATATGATACAGTTAACATCTCCGCAGCTCTCCCTCTGACCCTTCCTGCTAGCCGTCGCCtccccgccctcctcctccttcctatAAATCCAAAGGGGTCCTTGTGTGGAGCTGGCCCCCCAGTGAAAGTGCCGTGGAGCAACTCCAGATGTGaacatcctcttcctctccctctctctctctctctctctgtcccacaCTCTTTTCTCTCCCACTTCCACCACCAGTaacccccctctccctccctcccgccctCCCCCACGCAGCTACGAGttttccatttccttttttgGTGAAAAAATCTCAAacggaggcagggaggaggacaTTTCACCAATGCCGACAGGAGAGTGCATTTGGCAGTCTGTGTACGTGTGCTTCATCAAGGCGGTGAAACAGTCGACTCAGCATAAACAAcagtgtatatacagtatatcaatacacattcatacacacacacacacagaggtgtaCTCATTCTTTCTTtaactctctcacacacaaaactTTGTACTATTTCATTACACACACATGGCTTCTCTCTTCAACActttctcacactcacacactttcaTACCCCCCCCACTGATCCTTTCCTAGaaagactctttttttttaaacacaccaGCAGGGATTTCTCTGGCTTAGACAGTAAACACAAATCCACAGAAAGCAATGACCTCATAAATAAGTAAAGGAGGTTTCACAcaggatataaaaaaaaaaaactgcccagCCAAGACCAAGTCAGTGTAAATTTATTTAATAAGCCTtcacaaataaaaactaaacatgTAGCATTTAGCCATATCATCtatcatctttatttttcctttacACAGTAAGTTCATACTGTCATCGCCTCAGTGGAGCATTTTCCATCTCTAAATGCATATTTGCCAACTCTGACTCACCAGCATCAAagctgaaataatgaaatataggtattttttaatcatttttttttcacatacatGTAACAAACTAACGATGCAGAACAAAAGGACAGTAACAGCGGAACAGTATAAGCgacaaaaaaatcattgttgAGACGAATCATGGCAGATACATGCATACTCCTGCACTTTCATTTCAGCTTCTCTTTGGGTTATAAATGCTGGCTCTTAGAGCAAcagtgatgaagaaaaaaaacaaaacaaaaaaaaaacaaaaaacagattcattacaacaaatgaaaaaaaagagaaaatagaaGAAGTTTTATGTAAAAATAAGTGTCATTGCAGAGTTCAACAAAAGCAGATACATGACATAAAAAAGTGGTCTGtgtgccatgtttttttttttttaaatcgtgttcTTATGTGCACATAACTTGGTAGCCAGACAATATCTAATCCAAAGTGCAATCGACTTTATTGATCATTACTACCATCAACTTCCtcagttcttcttcttgtttctttttttactttctgacatattgtaattgaaatgctTAAAACTGTAGTTCTAAGAGCATTACAACAGTACCTCCACCgcactttaaaacacacactgtaaggTACACATACTGTATCAGTGTTCTGTGTCTTCTCTTCAGAGTTGGACCTCTACCTGAAGTggcaacttttttttatataaaatacaaaagaatTTTTTGAGCAAAGTGACTAGCATTTTGCATTTCTTTGGTTAAATAGTACATAACATATAAGTAATGTCACTTTTAAGGCACTCCATTAACTTTTTGGTTAAAGtgaaaaaatctttgtggtCGTTCATTCAGACGACGCAGCATGAAAATTAGAATTTTTGAAATCCGTGGGCCGGGAGGAACCGCTATCTTAAAATAAACAACCTGAGAGGCAGTTGGCCTGCGTTACCTTCCTCGGTAATGACTCTGGGTTCTTGAAATGCTGTGACGAAAGGGTGTGGAAGGTAAGTCAAGGGAAAGGGTGGGGAGATGGCGAGCGGCTGCTCTATAGGTTGCTGTTGCAGTCGCGGCACAAGATCTTTTCACCGTTAGGGAAAAAGCCAGCGCCCACCAGGGAAACAGAGCACTGGGAGCAGGTGAAGCAGGGCTGATGCCACTGGCGATCCTCGAATGAGATGTACTTTCCTCCTCCAAAACCTGGGACAGggataaaagaagaagaaggttaCATTATATGTCGAGCATTAAAGGTCTGATGTGAACTCATGTAAGCTTCAAGTTTAAAAAGCTCCTGAAAACGTGGCTTTAAATTAATTCCTGGTATAATTTATAGTCACAGCTAAAATAAGATATAATCCGGGTAAAACAATCGAAGTATTACTCAGTAAATCTGCTTCATCAGATCTGCGTGGGTGTGGCCTGATCAGATTTATGAACATTTTGCAACAGTTTCCGTGGTGAAAGAAAAGGGTGCGTGGCTTTGAGGTATGTTTTCTCTTGTTTGTCTGGTGGGCGGGTCGGAGGTGTTTCCCAATCAGCAGCATTGTGAATATTAATGCTTCAAATCTGGAAGGGTTTGACGGAATTTTACCAGATGGCTGTCCGCCAATCTCAGGTTCAGGTTTTGTCAATATTATCGTGGAGAAAGTAGTGATTATGATCTTGCCTGTGATTGGTTTGCTGCAGGCCTCGCACTTCTTGGAGTAGAGGCTGCCGAAGCACTTGAGACAGTAAGGGCTGTCGTCTCGAGAGGTGAAGTGTTGTCCCGCCAGCTGCGTCTTACAGTTGGTGCACACAAAACACTCCTTATGCCACGGCTCCTCCCGATAGGTCACGCCGCCTTTAGCCAGGGTCTGACACGGGGACAAGTCGACGGTCATTAGGTAAGATCCTCATAATATCCTTGCAAGGTTTCTTTGACTGGCGGTTCCGGCAGTCGTTTGTTAATTTAACTGACCTTTTTACAGCGCGTGCAGCGTGGAGCGAACTTGTCCTCGTAGCAGGACACGCAGTAGTGTTCATCCTTGTCGGGGATGAAGGACTTGGAGCCGATGGGCTGTTCACAGCTGTGACAGATGAAGCAGCCCTCGTGCCATGTGGAGCCTGCGTACTCCAGTTTCCTCGTGCCTAGCAAAGAGTAAAAAGAGAGATGACGGGAGGCagggaaaggaaaagagaggaagaaggaggggaaGAGGGACAAACGAGCAGAGAGAGACGAAAGTTGTTTTGTGTGAATCTTTTGCCGTCTTTCGAAGGATCGTTACGGccattttggtatttttttttggtggtAATTTTATTAAACTATGAAATAAACACTTGAATTACATGAAGGCATATAAAACTCATTTTGTTTCACTgagatttatttcattttaaatcataATACCACAAACCCTTACACTTCGTTCCTGCTGCTGGAAACTGGCGTTGGGCCTTACAGAACGGGATAATGCCACCCCCCCCCGTGTCCCCAACCAATCCATCTTCTATCCCTTAGCTGCTGAGCTTTTTATGACGCTGGTTGGTTTACTCTATGGTGACGCAGTGGTTTTTGTGTGGCCGACATTTTGTACTACTGCCGTCTGCGGATTGCTAACGTTTCACTGCTTCAGGCTGTGTTCTGCGGTGCCAGCTAAtcaaaaactgcaaaaaatctGCTGCAGAAGACATTCTCTGTTATAAGTTTACAGGAACTACAGAGGGTCAGGGAGGACAACAGCAGCATTTAGTTATGAGTATACGactaataaactaataaaatcGAACAAGCTGAAATTCTTTTTGGAGTATGTATAACTTTTAGGGGCGATTTCACATGAATTCCAACAGGTTCTGAGAGTTTTGAAAGTAATTTGAATGCATTCGATGGCTGTAAGACGCAGTTGGTTGCCAACAAAACACTTTGTCTGACAGATCTTATATTTTATCATCTGCTTAATTTAAAGTAgctacaaaaaacattttttggcgccccctgtggacaaaagcggtGCAAGCACCACCACATCCTGCAGTCAATCTTGGTCTGGCTTTTTTTAGTaccatatttattttttgaacgCAGCCTTTTACCGGATGCAAGACGATGAGGTCATGCATCTATTTGTGGCTCCGTTGGATTAATAACTATAATATGGCGATGGTGAAAGCTTCCTTCCTCGGGCTGTGAAACCCCCCCGATTCATCCTCAGCaaattgttttagtttttatgaGGTTTTTCCAACCCTGATTATTCAGAATCTGACCTGCTGACGGGCCTGATGAATAACTACATATATAGAAAAAGCCAATgttatgtaggtcatatagaggcaaCAGTTTGAAACTGAGACCGTTTCATATCTGGCTAAAAGTTCATTGTTTAGGTATCGCAATCCTGAACTGTTTCTTCGCCCTACAGGTCTACATGTTCTTGCTCCACATGCTACTATGTTTGTCTTTTCGGCAGTGGATTGCCCTATATGGATTCACAGTGGTGTCTATGTCAGAGgattttcaaacagagaaacaaaaaaagtagaGCTCAACAATACAACATCCTACGTAACCATCTCTGGCAACGGGAGCATCGGTACAGTTTAATCAGCGAGAGCGCGAGAGTTTTAACCAACACATCTCAGAGAAATCCGTTTCACTGGTGTTGGTATTAAGTTTCTTCTCTCCTTCGTTTCACACAACATAAACCCTTTCAGCCAAGCATCCAGttgttaaacaaagataagtgTGTGTAAGTGAGTGAATGTGGCTGTTGGGTCATTTGTTTGGCAGAGAGTTGACGCTTTTCAAAATCTAGATTTTTGATGATACAGAGCTGGTTGTTTGGAGTTTTCAGTATTGTGTAAAAATCCCAGGAGCTTTCATAGGTAAGATATCATTCCTCCGATCAACACCCTCCCTTCTCAAGGTGAGACTCACCTGGgcacaaaccaaacactgtaAACGTGTGGTCTTCACAAGAAGACATGAGATTATCTACAGGAGAAATAAAGGGGGATGTTGTGCTCTTCCTGtaatctttttttctgctgtacGAGCGCTGTGTAAGCTGCTACAGGGACGCTGGAATAACTGACTCGCTTATCTCTTCATATCATCAGACTGCTGGCAGCCCACCAGCCCTGGGGATCTGGCTTACAGACAACAAGTCAAGCAGACTGGCAATTACTGTGTCACATTCAACCCTGGTTGCCGCTCAATCGTGGACCCTCGCCTCCGTGTGTTCCTCgcctcctttcttttttttttttctgaaaacctCTTTCCTTTCTATATCTGCTTGATctgttattttatacttttCATGTGTCTCTGCCTCCTGGAGTGTGCCATGTCATCATTTTCCAAAGTCATTTGCCTATCTATCTTGAAACTTGAATTTGTGTACTacatggaaaataaaatgtgggGCAATGAGACGGATGCTTAGTGGGCGAGTGAGGCGCCATAATATACGGCGCTGTCAGATGCATTATGTGCAAGATATTTCACATGTCACTacttcttgtgttttgttttcattttaatctgtcTCTTTGTTAAgctttttaagattttaagcTCAGCCAGTTAGGCTAATTCATGGGTCCAAAAAGTGAATCCTACTTCGCCAACCTCTACTGTCGGAATGCAGTCCTCTCcacgctttaaaaaaaaatatgttgggaaaagagaaaaatggaaAGGACAATCTGTACAAACGCCCAGCACCTTTACCTGGCATGACGATCTTGTCGCAGGCTACACACTTGGAGGAGAACTCATTACAGTAGCACTCATTGCAGAGCAACGCGTCATCCTGGCTGGTGAAAGGCTCATCTGCCAACGAGCGATCGCAGCGGAAACAGC of Sparus aurata chromosome 17, fSpaAur1.1, whole genome shotgun sequence contains these proteins:
- the fhl3a gene encoding four and a half LIM domains protein 3 isoform X4 → MADRFDCDNCKESLYGRKYIQSDDSPYCIPCYDSLFSNTCDECKELIGHDARELFYEDRHYHEHCFRCFRCDRSLADEPFTSQDDALLCNECYCNEFSSKCVACDKIVMPGTRKLEYAGSTWHEGCFICHSCEQPIGSKSFIPDKDEHYCVSCYEDKFAPRCTRCKKTLAKGGVTYREEPWHKECFVCTNCKTQLAGQHFTSRDDSPYCLKCFGSLYSKKCEACSKPITGFGGGKYISFEDRQWHQPCFTCSQCSVSLVGAGFFPNGEKILCRDCNSNL
- the fhl3a gene encoding four and a half LIM domains protein 3 isoform X3, translating into MLQPLGLQNLTMADRFDCDNCKESLYGRKYIQSDDSPYCIPCYDSLFSNTCDECKELIGHDARELFYEDRHYHEHCFRCFRCDRSLADEPFTSQDDALLCNECYCNEFSSKCVACDKIVMPGTRKLEYAGSTWHEGCFICHSCEQPIGSKSFIPDKDEHYCVSCYEDKFAPRCTRCKKTLAKGGVTYREEPWHKECFVCTNCKTQLAGQHFTSRDDSPYCLKCFGSLYSKKCEACSKPITGFGGGKYISFEDRQWHQPCFTCSQCSVSLVGAGFFPNGEKILCRDCNSNL
- the fhl3a gene encoding four and a half LIM domains protein 3 isoform X1, whose protein sequence is MPVCSCYQMQSSSHPTMLGLQNLTMADRFDCDNCKESLYGRKYIQSDDSPYCIPCYDSLFSNTCDECKELIGHDARELFYEDRHYHEHCFRCFRCDRSLADEPFTSQDDALLCNECYCNEFSSKCVACDKIVMPGTRKLEYAGSTWHEGCFICHSCEQPIGSKSFIPDKDEHYCVSCYEDKFAPRCTRCKKTLAKGGVTYREEPWHKECFVCTNCKTQLAGQHFTSRDDSPYCLKCFGSLYSKKCEACSKPITGFGGGKYISFEDRQWHQPCFTCSQCSVSLVGAGFFPNGEKILCRDCNSNL
- the fhl3a gene encoding four and a half LIM domains protein 3 isoform X2 translates to MSKCCARKGLQNLTMADRFDCDNCKESLYGRKYIQSDDSPYCIPCYDSLFSNTCDECKELIGHDARELFYEDRHYHEHCFRCFRCDRSLADEPFTSQDDALLCNECYCNEFSSKCVACDKIVMPGTRKLEYAGSTWHEGCFICHSCEQPIGSKSFIPDKDEHYCVSCYEDKFAPRCTRCKKTLAKGGVTYREEPWHKECFVCTNCKTQLAGQHFTSRDDSPYCLKCFGSLYSKKCEACSKPITGFGGGKYISFEDRQWHQPCFTCSQCSVSLVGAGFFPNGEKILCRDCNSNL